The Corylus avellana chromosome ca8, CavTom2PMs-1.0 genome has a segment encoding these proteins:
- the LOC132189392 gene encoding CBL-interacting serine/threonine-protein kinase 5-like, whose protein sequence is MEEERNILFGKYEMGRLLGKGTFAKVYYGKEMVSGESVAIKVINKDQVVKKEGMMEQIKREISVMRLVRHPNVVELKEVMATKTKIFFIMEYVRGGELFAKVARGKLKEDSTRKYFQQLISAVDFCHSRGVSHRDLKPENLLLDENENLKVSDFGLSALPEQLRNDGLLHTQCGTPAYVAPEVLKRKGYDGSKADIWSCGVILYVLLAGFLPFQDENLMNMYNKIFKAQFELPPWFSCESKRLVSKLLVTNPDRRITIPAIMRTPWFRKGLVRPIRTAAMVKETTTQVEPSAGDDDDHDDPSPKTPKFFNAFEFISSMSSGFDLSSLFEKKRKVGSMFSSRCRAAAILAKIEAVAKGLSMRVAKAKNFKVRMEAPVEGRKGRLAITAEIFEVAPEVAIVEFSKSSGDTLEYTKFFEEDVRPALKDIVWTWQGDSMCNVKDDAGGECEWYGLQP, encoded by the exons ATGGAGGAGGAGAGGAATATACTGTTTGGGAAATATGAGATGGGAAGGCTGTTGGGGAAAGGGACTTTCGCCAAGGTCTACTACGGCAAGGAAATGGTCTCCGGCGAGAGCGTGGCGATCAAGGTGATCAACAAGGATCAGGTGGTGAAGAAGGAGGGAATGATGGAGCAGATAAAGCGCGAGATCTCGGTGATGCGGCTGGTCCGCCACCCCAACGTGGTGGAGCTCAAGGAAGTCATGGCCACCAAGACCAAGATCTTCTTCATCATGGAGTACGTCCGAGGCGGCGAGCTCTTCGCCAAGGTCGCCAGAGGGAAGCTTAAAGAAGACTCTACCCGGAAGTACTTCCAGCAGCTGATCAGCGCGGTGGACTTCTGCCACAGCCGAGGCGTCTCCCACCGAGACCTCAAGCCGGAAAACCTGTTGCTCGACGAGAACGAGAACCTCAAAGTCTCGGATTTCGGCCTCTCCGCCTTGCCGGAGCAGCTCCGGAACGACGGGCTTCTCCACACGCAGTGTGGCACCCCGGCGTATGTGGCGCCTGAGGTCTTGAAGAGGAAGGGCTACGACGGGTCCAAGGCGGATATTTGGTCATGTGGAGTCATTTTATACGTTCTTCTCGCTGGGTTTCTTCCATTTCAAGATGAGAATTTGATGAACATGTATAACAAGATCTTCAAAGCCCAGTTCGAGCTCCCTCCATGGTTCTCTTGCGAGTCCAAGCGCTTGGTGTCCAAGCTCCTCGTCACCAACCCAG ATAGACGGATCACAATCCCGGCAATAATGCGAACACCTTGGTTCCGCAAAGGGTTGGTTAGGCCCATCCGAACGGCGGCGATGGTCAAAGAAACAACAACACAAGTAGAGCCATCAgctggtgatgatgatgatcacgATGATCCGTCTCCGAAAACGCCCAAGTTTTTCAACGCATTCGAGTTCATATCCTCCATGTCGTCCGGGTTCGACCTGTCGAGCCTATTCGAGAAGAAGCGGAAGGTGGGCTCCATGTTCTCGTCTAGGTGTAGGGCGGCGGCGATATTGGCGAAGATCGAGGCGGTGGCGAAGGGGCTGAGCATGCGGGTGGCGAAGGCGAAGAACTTCAAGGTGAGGATGGAGGCCCCAGTGGAGGGCCGCAAGGGGCGGCTCGCAATCACGGCGGAGATCTTCGAGGTCGCCCCCGAGGTCGCCATTGTTGAGTTCTCAAAATCCTCCGGTGACACTTTGGAGTATACAAAGTTCTTTGAGGAGGATGTCAGGCCTGCTTTGAAAGACATTGTGTGGACATGGCAAGGCGACAGTATGTGTAATGTTAAGGATGATGCCGGTGGAGAGTGTGAATGGTATGGTCTGCAGCCATGA